One region of Girardinichthys multiradiatus isolate DD_20200921_A chromosome 1, DD_fGirMul_XY1, whole genome shotgun sequence genomic DNA includes:
- the zmp:0000000926 gene encoding uncharacterized protein zmp:0000000926 has product MNPSPDRNKERLPPKKRESRQGSAEHHIPPDEFKPPVPFRSRHSTSRGEGGRETSDRDRAFSNPNPHLLHSPPALPASAPGLHMPLPWSLNYSSPVSLPVFPGQVSDRRASGSPVWRDDPLTSSLPHHSRWLRGEGPLSLTPSPSSSSSSSFKTPFPASTREMWSYFNTGRRDYSPSLFSPSYLFSPHALYAQDPSLVEVRPRYISKRPNGLDGPGSRTASSSRPLLTGEFGNDSSRARLEVSPYTLHANGGRRQQEDLTSPIHSAGAFLSDSQPQVSPEPHSSLQETHQSGKTSSTSLPSSPHTLGPDPRAGRGGLLDHVGTTPTEAQIYYSLGSVTHPSPHAQAYPLSSSSGTLSYCLHREPGPRLHMLGNSPNSPVSLPNSHDRSQREWDRDLERDKVLQKDRERGKVKEKQLQHEKDQEKDSEREKRRNRDRWRDFSPSNSQTSSATLHSSPSALLPHFTKGSLIELAGGRLKRVEELRTEDFLRSADTSPEFHLSTCTVLVISPSSTQGSSHLQVHLTDRNSQELLQVLVEYPFFVRDQGWSSCSPQRTTQLYGLPCRQLSEGDVCLALTPMPTQTQRTSSRTSSRAHRTQLLPRGPAESSGSHREEMPPPPPPPPLPPQQPLSTPGPSCRQAADTPANEQQRPRKRHWSAPDTLPSTRTDKSLVDLPHGSKLMKWQ; this is encoded by the exons ATGAATCCAAGTCCTGACCGCAACAAAGAGCGCCTCCCTCCCAAAAAGAGGGAGTCTCGGCAAGGATCTGCAGAACACCACATCCCTCCTGATGAGTTTAAACCACCTGTGCCGTTTCGAAGCCGACATAGCACCAGTAGAGGGGAGGGAGGCAGGGAAACCAGTGACAGGGACAGAGCTTTCTCTAACCCAAACCCCCATCTCCTACACAGTCCTCCAGCCCTTCCTGCTTCAGCACCAGGCCTCCACATGCCATTACCATGGTCCCTGAACTATTCTTcacctgtttctcttccagttTTCCCAGGCCAGGTCAGCGACAGAAGGGCTTCAGGTTCGCCTGTTTGGAGAGATGATCCCCTCACCTCATCTCTGCCCCATCATTCCAGGTGGCTCAGAGGGGAAGGACCCCTGTCATTGACCCCCTCCccatcttcttcatcttcttcctcattTAAGACTCCTTTTCCAGCTAGTACAAGAGAGATGTGGTCCTATTTTAATACTGGCCGTCGAGATTATAGCCCCTCTCTCTTTTCCCCTTCTTACCTATTTAGTCCTCATGCTTTGTATGCCCAAGACCCCAGTTTAGTTGAGGTAAGACCTAGGTACATAAGCAAAAGGCCCAATGGCTTGGATGGGCCAGGCAGCAGGACTGCCTCATCTTCCAGACCTCTGCTTACTGGAGAGTTTGGGAATGATAGCAGCAGAGCTAGGCTGGAGGTCAGTCCATATACGTTGCATGCCAATGGAGGACGTAGACAGCAGGAGGATCTAACCTCCCCTATCCATTCTGCAGGGGCATTTTTGTCAGACTCTCAACCTCAAGTAAGCCCTGAGCCACATTCCTCACTGCAGGAAACACATCAGTCTGGGAAGACTAGCTCCACTTCACTCCCCAGTAGTCCACATACCCTTGGACCAGACCCAAGGGCAGGCAGAGGTGGACTTCTGGATCATGTGGGGACTACACCAACTGAGGCCCAAATATATTACTCCTTAGGATCAGTCACCCATCCCAGCCCTCATGCCCAGGCCTACCCTCTCTCGAGCTCCTCAGGAACACTTTCATACTGTCTGCATAGGGAGCCAGGTCCTAGGCTGCACATGCTAGGGAATTCACCAAACTCACCTGTAAGTCTGCCTAACAGCCATGACAGGTCACAAAGAGAGTGGGACAGAGATCTAGAAAGAGACAAAGTCCTCCAAAAGGACAGGGAAAGGGGTAAAGTAAAAGAGAAGCAATTACAACATGAGAAAGACCAAGAAAAAGACAGTGAGCGTGAGAAGCGACGCAACAGAGACAGATGGAGAGATTTTTCTCCTTCCAATTCTCAGACCTCGTCTGCAACCCTTCATTCGTCTCCCTCTGCACTCCTACCTCATTTCACCAAGGGGTCTCTTATTGAGCTGGCAGGCGGACGGTTGAAACGAGTGGAGGAGCTGAGGACTGAAGACTTTCTGAGGAGTGCGGATACATCCCCAGAGTTCCACCTCAGCACCTGCACGGTTCTGGTGATTTCCCCCAGCAGTACCCAGGGTTCCAGTCACCTGCAGGTTCACCTTACAGATCGAAACTCTCAG GAGTTATTGCAGGTCTTGGTGGAGTACCCATTCTTTGTGAGAGACCAGGGCTGGTCTTCCTGCTCTCCTCAAAGAACTACACAGCTGTATGGCCTGCCCTGCCGTCAGCTCAGTGAGGGAGATGTTTGCCTGGCCCTAACCCCAATGCCTACCCAAACTCAGCGGACATCCAGTCGTACCAGTTCCAGGGCCCATCGTACGCAACTCCTCCCCAGGGGTCCAGCAGAGTCAAGCGGCTCACATAGGGAGGAAATGCCTCCCCCACCACCACCCCCTCCGCTTCCTCCCCAGCAACCCCTGTCAACACCAGGCCCTTCTTGCAGACAGGCCGCAGACACTCCTGCTAATGAGCAGCAACGGCCTCGTAAACGGCACTGGTCTGCACCGGACACACTTCCCTCAACCAGAACTGATAAAAGCCTCGTGGATTTACCTCATGGCTCCAAGCTAATGAAGTGGCAGTAG